From one Thermoanaerobaculum aquaticum genomic stretch:
- the acpS gene encoding holo-ACP synthase, protein MIVGLGLDVVEVARVAQALARHGERFLFRCFLPGELARPHDPEHVAGLFAAKEAAFKALGTGWGEGVGWHDVVVERDAAGKPNLTFHGPAQERMQTLGAQRVLVSITHTDHWAAAVVILSL, encoded by the coding sequence GTGATCGTGGGGCTGGGGCTGGATGTGGTGGAGGTGGCGCGGGTGGCGCAGGCTCTTGCTCGCCACGGGGAGCGCTTCCTTTTCCGTTGCTTTCTCCCCGGAGAGCTTGCCCGCCCCCATGACCCCGAGCACGTAGCCGGGCTTTTTGCCGCCAAGGAAGCAGCTTTCAAGGCCCTGGGCACCGGGTGGGGTGAGGGCGTTGGCTGGCACGACGTGGTGGTGGAAAGAGACGCCGCGGGGAAGCCAAACTTGACCTTTCATGGCCCCGCCCAGGAACGCATGCAAACGCTGGGTGCACAAAGGGTCTTGGTTTCCATTACCCACACCGACCACTGGGCCGCTGCAGTGGTAATTCTGAGCCTCTAA
- a CDS encoding UDP-N-acetylmuramate dehydrogenase produces MRIPASVTRNQPLASFTTLELGGPAEFFCQPLTQEELKEVCAWAKGIGLPVTVLAGGSNVVIADGGVSGLVLRVAWQGLEVEKREETVTVIAQAGTPLDEVVALSVAEGWAGLECLSGIPGSVGATPVQNVGAYGQEVAECILWVEVFQREHLTFQRLPHEACSFAYRSSIFRGQRQWIITRVAFRLSPQGEPTLRYPELAELFRGSARPSLAEVRQAVLSLRQKKGMVLTPGLPESRTVGSFFKNPVLSLEAFERLKTRLWEQGVLPFPQEPPNFAVPAGIKVPAAWLVEQAGFPKGTRRGPVGVSPLHALSLVHWGGGTAEALVAFASEIQRAVKQAFGITLEPEPVFLGFSQDLPLERATCL; encoded by the coding sequence GTGCGAATTCCGGCCTCGGTAACCCGCAACCAACCTCTGGCCAGCTTCACGACTTTGGAGTTGGGGGGACCAGCGGAGTTCTTTTGCCAGCCGCTCACCCAGGAAGAGCTCAAAGAGGTGTGCGCTTGGGCCAAGGGTATAGGGCTTCCCGTCACCGTGCTGGCCGGGGGCTCCAACGTGGTCATCGCCGATGGCGGTGTTTCCGGCCTGGTGCTGCGGGTCGCTTGGCAAGGCCTGGAGGTTGAAAAGCGAGAAGAGACCGTCACCGTCATTGCCCAGGCCGGTACCCCCCTGGACGAAGTGGTGGCGCTGTCGGTGGCCGAAGGGTGGGCGGGGTTGGAGTGCCTTTCGGGGATACCGGGTTCGGTGGGGGCTACGCCGGTGCAAAACGTAGGGGCCTACGGTCAAGAGGTAGCAGAGTGCATCCTGTGGGTGGAGGTCTTTCAGCGCGAGCACCTAACTTTCCAACGGCTTCCCCACGAGGCCTGTAGCTTTGCCTACCGCAGCAGCATCTTCCGCGGCCAGAGGCAGTGGATCATCACCCGGGTGGCCTTCCGCCTGTCACCGCAAGGTGAGCCCACCTTGCGTTACCCGGAGCTTGCCGAGCTTTTCCGGGGATCGGCCAGGCCTTCGCTTGCCGAAGTGAGGCAAGCGGTGCTTTCCCTGCGGCAGAAAAAGGGCATGGTGCTGACCCCAGGCCTTCCCGAAAGCCGCACCGTGGGCTCATTTTTCAAAAACCCGGTGCTGAGCCTCGAGGCCTTTGAGCGCCTCAAAACCCGTCTCTGGGAGCAGGGAGTTCTGCCCTTTCCGCAGGAGCCCCCGAATTTTGCCGTTCCCGCCGGCATCAAGGTTCCGGCGGCTTGGCTGGTGGAGCAGGCCGGCTTTCCCAAAGGCACGCGCCGCGGGCCGGTGGGGGTTTCCCCCCTCCACGCCTTAAGCCTGGTCCACTGGGGAGGGGGCACCGCCGAAGCGCTGGTGGCTTTTGCCAGCGAAATCCAAAGGGCAGTCAAGCAAGCTTTTGGGATCACCTTGGAGCCCGAACCGGTGTTTTTGGGTTTCTCCCAGGACCTCCCGCTGGAGCGGGCCACCTGCCTCTAA
- a CDS encoding DUF4214 domain-containing protein, giving the protein MRALLPVALLVPAMLAAQSPQWSRPYVADARFWLQKAGERRGQPLIAGQTVELEAGQEATLTVEPQDQWGRPFPPELSGFFVDDPRSCQGLVTVESSSPTTFRLTAGTERGRCQLRLVAGGNLNLEWTFTLKVASVAHGGYTRGQAEYIATRLYRALLAREPDPEGFRAAVAEIQRNRLGSLLEGMLKSPEFKEKWRGKPPTQFLEQIYQGLLGRPPDSEGVRRYLREVERGHLKGVLADIIHSEEFEQGMLAAASGS; this is encoded by the coding sequence ATGCGGGCGCTTTTGCCGGTTGCGCTGCTTGTCCCCGCGATGCTGGCGGCCCAGTCGCCCCAGTGGTCGAGGCCCTACGTGGCCGACGCCCGTTTTTGGCTGCAAAAAGCGGGTGAGCGGCGTGGTCAGCCGCTTATTGCCGGGCAAACCGTGGAGCTGGAGGCAGGCCAGGAGGCTACCCTCACCGTAGAGCCACAGGACCAGTGGGGACGCCCTTTCCCCCCAGAGCTTTCGGGGTTTTTCGTGGACGATCCCCGTTCCTGCCAGGGCTTGGTGACCGTGGAAAGCTCCTCCCCCACCACCTTTCGCCTAACAGCTGGCACCGAGCGCGGTCGCTGCCAGCTGCGGCTGGTGGCCGGAGGCAACTTGAACCTGGAGTGGACGTTCACCCTGAAGGTTGCCTCGGTGGCTCACGGCGGTTACACCCGGGGGCAGGCCGAGTACATTGCCACCAGGCTTTACCGGGCGCTGCTGGCCCGGGAGCCTGATCCCGAAGGCTTCCGCGCGGCAGTGGCGGAAATCCAGCGCAACCGCCTGGGTTCGCTGCTGGAAGGCATGCTCAAAAGCCCGGAGTTCAAGGAAAAATGGCGGGGCAAGCCACCAACTCAGTTCTTGGAGCAAATTTACCAGGGCCTCTTGGGCCGCCCTCCGGACAGCGAAGGGGTGCGCCGCTACCTCCGGGAGGTGGAACGCGGCCATCTGAAAGGCGTGCTTGCTGATATTATTCACTCCGAGGAGTTTGAACAGGGCATGCTGGCAGCCGCGTCTGGCTCCTGA
- a CDS encoding PAS domain-containing hybrid sensor histidine kinase/response regulator, producing MGWFAAFSAGFVQITPPELVLFIVLVGLVSLVWALVLRAALKRRTEELLATEARFQALVERLPVGVFRASLDGKFLTCNSAAARLLGFPSREAMMDASAWELYTSAAERERFVNKLRESRHLPVHEVMLRRRDGTPIWVLRDASLFVEQGREVIEGVIMDWSEVRRAQEEVRLLAHALRSISECVSITDTENRILFVNEAFCRTYGYEPEELVGQNIALVRLPEDPTPSLETTLAQTLAGGFRGEVWNHTKECRRILIRLSTSVVRDEHGKPLALIGVARDITAEREREEALREMQKLETLGRLVGGIAHDFNNILQAQMALVQLLEGVSGLPPEAGHWVQQVEGLVHRGSSLTRKLLLFARREGEHFSPLDLNAFVGEELGFLKRLLPENIKLVQELAPSPLVVNGDWHQLGQVLMNLVVNAQDAMPGGGTVAVRTLAGEGWVGFEVRDTGVGIPPEIRHKLFEPFFTTKPAGRGTGLGLAVVHGIVSTHGGRVEVESLVGQGSCFRVWLPRFAAGEAVAKPARTSAPPSPQGQGQRLLLVEDEPLAREALANALAALGYQVTAVASAEEALALPDLGSLAILLTDYGLPGMTGLELAASLMSRVPQLKVVLMSGYGPELATINGRFQAGAHFLQKPFSLAELAATLAKLTVQ from the coding sequence TTGGGGTGGTTTGCCGCGTTCAGTGCGGGCTTTGTCCAAATCACACCCCCAGAGCTCGTGTTGTTCATCGTTCTCGTGGGGCTCGTGAGTTTGGTATGGGCCTTGGTGCTGCGGGCCGCCCTCAAACGACGAACGGAGGAGCTTTTAGCCACCGAGGCTCGCTTTCAAGCTTTGGTGGAGCGTCTGCCGGTGGGGGTTTTTCGTGCCTCGTTGGACGGCAAGTTCTTAACGTGCAACTCGGCTGCTGCGCGGCTTTTGGGGTTTCCCAGCCGCGAAGCGATGATGGACGCTTCCGCTTGGGAGCTTTACACCAGCGCAGCCGAAAGGGAACGGTTCGTTAACAAGCTGCGGGAGAGCCGCCACCTGCCGGTGCATGAGGTGATGCTTCGCCGCAGGGATGGGACGCCCATTTGGGTGCTCCGCGACGCTTCGCTCTTTGTAGAGCAGGGCCGCGAGGTCATCGAGGGGGTGATCATGGATTGGAGCGAAGTGCGTCGCGCCCAGGAAGAAGTTCGGCTGCTGGCGCATGCGTTACGCAGCATTTCCGAATGCGTGAGCATTACCGACACGGAAAACCGCATCCTGTTCGTGAACGAGGCGTTCTGCCGGACCTACGGCTACGAACCCGAAGAGCTGGTAGGGCAGAACATTGCCCTTGTGCGGCTGCCCGAAGACCCCACACCCTCGCTGGAAACCACGTTAGCGCAAACGCTCGCCGGGGGATTCCGGGGCGAGGTGTGGAACCACACCAAAGAATGCCGGCGCATTTTGATTCGCCTTTCCACCTCGGTGGTGCGCGATGAGCACGGCAAGCCCTTAGCCCTCATCGGTGTAGCCCGCGACATCACCGCCGAGCGTGAGCGGGAAGAGGCGCTCCGGGAAATGCAAAAGCTGGAAACCCTGGGGCGGCTGGTGGGCGGCATCGCCCACGATTTCAACAACATCCTGCAAGCGCAAATGGCTTTGGTTCAGCTTCTGGAGGGGGTTTCCGGGTTGCCCCCGGAGGCGGGCCATTGGGTGCAACAGGTGGAGGGCCTCGTCCACCGGGGTTCGAGCCTCACCCGCAAGCTCCTGCTCTTTGCCCGCCGGGAAGGGGAGCACTTCTCGCCTTTGGACCTCAACGCCTTCGTGGGCGAAGAGCTGGGCTTTTTAAAGCGCTTGCTGCCTGAAAACATCAAGCTGGTGCAGGAGCTGGCACCGAGCCCCTTGGTGGTGAACGGCGACTGGCACCAGTTAGGGCAAGTGCTCATGAACCTGGTGGTCAACGCCCAGGACGCCATGCCGGGAGGCGGCACCGTGGCGGTTCGCACCCTGGCCGGTGAGGGGTGGGTGGGCTTTGAGGTGCGGGACACCGGGGTGGGCATTCCCCCGGAAATCCGGCACAAGCTCTTCGAGCCTTTTTTCACCACCAAGCCCGCCGGCCGCGGCACCGGCTTGGGGCTAGCGGTGGTGCATGGGATCGTCAGTACCCACGGCGGGCGGGTGGAGGTGGAAAGCCTTGTAGGACAAGGCTCGTGCTTCCGGGTGTGGCTTCCGCGCTTTGCTGCCGGTGAGGCGGTGGCCAAGCCGGCGCGCACCTCCGCTCCACCTTCGCCGCAGGGCCAGGGCCAGCGCCTGCTTTTGGTGGAGGACGAACCTTTGGCCCGGGAAGCCTTGGCCAACGCCTTGGCGGCCCTGGGCTACCAGGTGACGGCGGTGGCCAGCGCGGAAGAGGCGCTGGCCCTGCCGGATTTGGGAAGCTTGGCGATCTTGCTCACCGACTACGGCTTGCCCGGCATGACCGGTTTGGAGCTGGCGGCAAGCTTGATGTCGCGGGTGCCGCAGCTAAAAGTTGTCCTCATGTCTGGCTACGGACCCGAGCTGGCCACCATCAACGGCCGCTTTCAAGCCGGCGCGCACTTTCTGCAAAAGCCGTTTTCTCTGGCGGAGCTGGCCGCGACCCTCGCCAAGCTCACCGTGCAGTAA
- a CDS encoding multifunctional oxoglutarate decarboxylase/oxoglutarate dehydrogenase thiamine pyrophosphate-binding subunit/dihydrolipoyllysine-residue succinyltransferase subunit — MSDRSAAFGPNVWLIDEMYREYLAHPEAVSDSWREFFSDYRPQGVRALQLVTAEEAKPAKEEGLPPGAVPIVGGLARLVENMEQSLTLPTATTFRTVPIKLLEENRELINEYLARKLAGKVSFTHILAFAAVKALEHVPALRNTFTVYEGKPYRVVPEHVNLGIAVDVQRKDGSRTLLVPNIKAAETMDFPTFFAAYNEVLRKVRSNQLSPEDFAGTTMSLTNPGMLGTSQSLARLMPGQSFILATGSIDWPPELQHADPRTLAQLGVSKVMTLACTYDHRVIQGAESGTYLAVIAALLNGEHGFYEEIFASLEIPYEPLRLVRDANPYLVARDNLIEKEAAVLQLIHTYRVRGHLIAAINPLSSEPRTHVELELTRHGLSIWDLDREFYTGGLGGKPRSTLREALRLLRGAYCHTVGVEYMHIQDPEQRAWIAQRVEQDPPPELPLATKKRILQKLNEAEAFERFLHTKYIGHKRFSLEGGEVLIPMLDHLLSQAADLGVEEVVMGMAHRGRLNVLANILGMSYGKIFRQFEGDLDPNSREGTGDVKYHLGAKGTYLSPSGKKVAVELASNPSHLEAVDPVVEGMARAKQDQRGDSERTRVMPVLIHGDAAFAGQGVVAETLNMSALSGFRTGGTVHIVVNNGIGFTTAPADARSSVYATDVARMVQAPIFHVNGEDPEACLRVIALAVAFRMAFHKDVVVDLVCYRRWGHNEADEPAFTQPLMYAKIRDKRSVRKLYTELLVNRGDISLKEAEQALEQFQQLLEKAFEETKESAPPPVEVVFREPTPPEPVPLAPPVSRETLQQVATCLGTVPEGFHVHPKLSRLLTYRARCLEQGVDWGAAELLAFGSLLLEGIPVRLSGQDSRRGTFSQRHAVLVDQQTGQAYVNLEHLPGSRAQFLIYDSLLSEYAVMAYEYGYSVARPHALVLWEAQFGDFANGAQIVIDQFITSAHEKWDQHARLTLLLPHGYEGQGPEHSSARIERFLQLAAGDSMRVAFPTTAANYFHLLRSQAHLPHPKPLVVFTPKSFLRAELAKSPGEELVSGHFRPVVADPNPPENPSVAVLCTGKVFFDLYPEREKTHAPVVILRVDQLYPFPQEELKNALAAYPTVQEVRWVQEEPRNMGAWPFLKEHLPEVTGPRRLRVVSRPPACSPATGSAKLHEAEQAHLAALALAGPAA; from the coding sequence GTGTCCGATCGTTCTGCCGCCTTTGGCCCCAACGTTTGGCTTATTGACGAGATGTACCGGGAGTACCTGGCTCACCCGGAAGCGGTGAGCGACTCCTGGCGGGAGTTTTTCTCCGACTACCGCCCCCAGGGGGTGCGCGCCCTGCAGTTGGTCACCGCGGAAGAAGCCAAGCCAGCCAAGGAGGAGGGCCTGCCGCCGGGGGCAGTGCCCATCGTGGGGGGGCTTGCCCGTCTCGTGGAAAACATGGAGCAAAGCCTCACCCTGCCCACGGCCACCACCTTCCGCACGGTGCCCATTAAGCTCTTGGAGGAAAACCGCGAACTCATCAACGAGTACCTGGCCCGCAAGCTGGCCGGCAAGGTGAGCTTCACCCACATCTTGGCCTTTGCTGCAGTCAAGGCGTTAGAGCACGTGCCGGCCTTGCGCAACACCTTTACCGTTTACGAAGGAAAGCCCTACCGGGTGGTGCCCGAGCACGTGAACCTGGGGATTGCCGTGGACGTCCAGCGGAAGGACGGCAGCCGCACGCTGCTGGTGCCCAACATCAAGGCGGCAGAAACCATGGACTTCCCCACGTTCTTTGCCGCCTACAACGAGGTCCTGCGCAAGGTCCGCAGCAACCAGCTTTCCCCCGAGGACTTTGCCGGCACCACCATGAGCCTCACCAACCCGGGCATGCTGGGAACGTCCCAGAGCCTGGCCCGGCTCATGCCGGGACAGAGCTTCATCCTGGCCACCGGTAGCATTGACTGGCCCCCGGAGCTGCAGCACGCCGACCCCCGCACCCTGGCACAGCTGGGGGTGAGCAAGGTCATGACGTTGGCCTGCACTTACGACCACCGGGTGATCCAGGGGGCGGAAAGCGGCACGTACCTCGCGGTGATTGCCGCCCTGCTCAACGGTGAGCACGGCTTTTACGAGGAAATCTTTGCCTCCCTGGAAATCCCCTACGAGCCGCTGCGCCTGGTGCGGGATGCCAACCCTTACCTGGTGGCCCGGGACAACCTCATCGAAAAGGAAGCGGCGGTGCTGCAGCTCATCCACACCTACCGGGTGCGCGGGCACCTCATTGCTGCCATCAACCCCCTCTCCTCCGAACCCCGCACCCATGTGGAGCTGGAGCTCACCCGCCACGGGCTCTCCATTTGGGATTTGGACCGGGAGTTTTACACCGGCGGGCTGGGAGGCAAGCCCCGCAGCACCCTGCGGGAAGCCCTGCGCTTGCTGCGCGGGGCCTACTGCCACACGGTGGGGGTGGAGTACATGCACATCCAGGATCCGGAGCAGCGGGCCTGGATTGCCCAAAGGGTGGAACAGGACCCACCGCCGGAGCTCCCCCTAGCCACAAAAAAGCGCATCCTGCAAAAGCTCAACGAAGCGGAAGCGTTCGAGCGCTTCCTGCACACCAAATACATCGGCCACAAGCGCTTTTCCCTGGAAGGTGGGGAGGTGCTCATCCCCATGCTCGACCACCTGCTCTCCCAGGCTGCCGACTTGGGCGTGGAGGAGGTGGTCATGGGCATGGCCCACCGCGGCCGCCTCAACGTCCTGGCCAACATCCTGGGAATGAGCTACGGCAAGATCTTCCGCCAGTTCGAGGGCGATTTGGACCCCAACTCCCGGGAGGGCACCGGCGATGTGAAGTACCACCTGGGAGCCAAGGGCACCTACCTTTCCCCTTCCGGCAAGAAGGTGGCGGTGGAGCTGGCCTCCAACCCCTCGCACCTGGAAGCGGTGGACCCGGTGGTGGAGGGCATGGCCCGAGCCAAGCAGGACCAGCGGGGGGATAGCGAGCGCACCAGGGTCATGCCGGTGCTCATTCACGGCGATGCCGCCTTTGCCGGCCAAGGGGTGGTGGCGGAAACCCTCAACATGAGCGCGCTTTCCGGCTTCAGGACGGGGGGCACGGTGCACATCGTGGTGAACAACGGCATTGGCTTTACCACCGCTCCCGCCGACGCCCGCTCCTCGGTGTACGCCACCGACGTGGCGCGCATGGTGCAGGCCCCTATTTTCCACGTCAACGGCGAGGACCCGGAAGCTTGCCTGCGGGTGATTGCCCTGGCCGTGGCCTTCCGCATGGCCTTTCACAAGGACGTGGTGGTGGACCTGGTGTGCTACCGGAGGTGGGGGCACAACGAAGCCGACGAGCCGGCTTTCACCCAGCCTTTGATGTACGCCAAGATCCGCGACAAGCGCTCGGTGCGCAAGCTCTACACCGAGCTTTTGGTGAACCGCGGCGACATTTCCCTCAAGGAAGCCGAGCAAGCGCTGGAGCAGTTCCAACAGCTTCTGGAAAAGGCCTTTGAGGAAACCAAGGAGTCGGCTCCGCCACCGGTGGAGGTGGTGTTCCGGGAGCCCACCCCCCCGGAGCCGGTACCGCTAGCTCCCCCCGTGAGCCGGGAAACGCTGCAACAGGTGGCCACCTGCCTGGGCACAGTGCCCGAAGGCTTCCACGTCCACCCCAAGCTTTCGCGGCTTCTGACCTACCGTGCCCGCTGCTTGGAGCAAGGCGTGGACTGGGGAGCCGCCGAGCTTCTGGCCTTTGGCAGCTTGCTCCTGGAGGGCATTCCCGTGCGGCTTTCGGGCCAGGATTCCCGGCGGGGGACCTTTTCCCAGCGGCACGCGGTGCTGGTGGATCAGCAAACCGGGCAAGCCTACGTCAACCTCGAGCACCTGCCCGGCAGCCGCGCCCAGTTTCTGATTTACGACTCGCTGCTTTCCGAATACGCGGTGATGGCCTACGAGTACGGCTACTCGGTGGCCCGCCCCCACGCGCTGGTGCTGTGGGAAGCGCAGTTTGGCGACTTTGCCAACGGCGCCCAAATCGTCATTGACCAGTTCATCACGTCAGCGCACGAAAAGTGGGACCAGCACGCCCGCCTCACGCTGCTTTTGCCCCACGGCTACGAAGGGCAGGGCCCCGAGCATTCCTCTGCCCGCATCGAGCGCTTCCTCCAGCTGGCCGCCGGTGATTCCATGCGGGTGGCGTTTCCCACCACCGCCGCCAACTACTTCCACCTGCTCCGCTCGCAAGCCCACCTGCCCCACCCCAAGCCGCTGGTGGTGTTTACCCCCAAGAGCTTCCTGCGCGCCGAGCTGGCCAAATCCCCGGGGGAGGAGCTGGTTTCCGGCCACTTCCGGCCGGTGGTTGCCGATCCGAACCCGCCGGAAAACCCAAGCGTGGCCGTCCTCTGCACCGGCAAGGTGTTCTTCGACCTTTACCCGGAACGGGAAAAGACCCACGCCCCGGTGGTGATCTTGCGTGTGGATCAGCTTTACCCGTTCCCCCAGGAGGAGCTCAAGAACGCCCTGGCCGCCTACCCCACCGTGCAGGAGGTGCGCTGGGTGCAGGAGGAACCCCGGAACATGGGGGCCTGGCCTTTCCTCAAGGAGCACCTGCCGGAGGTGACGGGCCCTCGCCGCTTGCGGGTGGTCAGCCGTCCACCCGCCTGCAGCCCGGCTACCGGCTCCGCCAAGCTGCACGAAGCCGAACAGGCCCACTTGGCCGCTCTGGCGTTGGCCGGGCCTGCCGCGTAG
- a CDS encoding lipoate--protein ligase family protein, whose translation MAVDEAVGRAVADGKSLPTLRFFRWQPPCLSLGFNQPYSVADEVFCKAHGLDITRRPTGGRAVLHHHELTYSVAVPLGLPPFPRDLQGCYRLICQALIAGLRQMGVAAELSSAPESLIPPKSAAPCFIQPA comes from the coding sequence ATGGCGGTGGACGAGGCGGTGGGGCGAGCGGTAGCTGATGGCAAAAGTCTTCCCACCTTGCGTTTTTTCCGCTGGCAGCCCCCTTGCCTGTCCCTGGGCTTTAACCAGCCCTACAGCGTGGCGGACGAAGTGTTCTGTAAGGCTCATGGTTTGGACATCACCCGCCGGCCCACCGGTGGGCGGGCGGTGCTGCACCACCACGAGCTCACCTACTCGGTGGCCGTGCCCCTGGGGCTGCCGCCTTTTCCCCGCGACCTGCAGGGCTGCTACCGCCTGATCTGTCAGGCGCTCATTGCCGGGTTGCGGCAAATGGGGGTGGCGGCAGAGCTTTCTTCGGCCCCGGAAAGCTTGATTCCTCCGAAAAGTGCAGCTCCCTGCTTCATCCAGCCTGCAG
- a CDS encoding ferredoxin--NADP reductase has translation MLPVDKPSLKLNAVLALKQEVAPGLAIFRVVPEGWELPDFEPGQFAVLGLPAESPRVAGADPEEPPPKPGTLIRRSYSIASSSRQKEYLEFYLALVRSGALTPRLFALEPGNKLYLGPKFSGLFTLKEVPPDANLVMVATGTGLAPYMSMLRTHLAEGGLRRTAVIHGARHASDLGYRHELEAMERQFPNLVYIPVISRPQEELHRWTGETGYVQDVWRRGVVAQKWGFAPSPEHTHVLLCGNPAMIEDMTALLTAEGFRQHSRTQPGQIHTEKYW, from the coding sequence ATGCTACCGGTGGATAAGCCTTCGCTGAAGCTCAACGCGGTGCTGGCGTTAAAGCAGGAAGTGGCGCCGGGGCTTGCCATCTTTCGGGTGGTCCCGGAGGGTTGGGAGCTTCCCGACTTTGAGCCCGGGCAGTTTGCGGTTTTGGGGTTGCCGGCGGAATCCCCACGGGTGGCCGGTGCGGACCCGGAAGAACCCCCGCCCAAGCCGGGAACCCTCATCCGCCGTTCCTACTCCATTGCTTCTTCCTCGCGGCAGAAGGAGTACCTGGAGTTTTACCTGGCCCTGGTGCGCTCGGGAGCCCTGACCCCCCGGCTTTTTGCCCTGGAGCCGGGAAATAAGCTTTACCTGGGGCCCAAATTCTCCGGCCTCTTCACGTTGAAAGAGGTCCCACCCGACGCCAACCTCGTCATGGTGGCCACCGGTACCGGCCTTGCCCCGTACATGAGCATGCTGCGCACCCATCTGGCCGAGGGCGGCCTGCGCCGTACCGCGGTGATTCACGGAGCCCGGCACGCCTCGGACCTGGGCTACCGCCACGAGCTGGAAGCCATGGAACGGCAGTTCCCCAACCTGGTGTACATCCCGGTGATTTCCCGCCCGCAGGAGGAGCTGCACCGTTGGACCGGGGAAACCGGCTATGTGCAGGACGTCTGGCGAAGGGGGGTGGTAGCGCAAAAGTGGGGCTTTGCTCCCAGCCCCGAGCATACTCACGTCTTGTTGTGCGGTAACCCAGCCATGATCGAGGATATGACGGCGCTCCTGACCGCCGAGGGCTTTCGCCAGCACAGCCGTACCCAGCCCGGCCAAATCCACACCGAAAAGTACTGGTGA